The window ACTTCTCCCTTATAGGACAGTTACCATGGACATGTGCAAGTTGAAAAGGATTTGTTCTCAGATgtctcagtggctcagtcggttaagcatctgcctttggctgaggtcatggttccagggtcctgggatcaagtcccgcatcgggctctttgctcagcagggagcctgtttctccctctgcctgccactcaccctgcttgtgctcactctctctctctctctgacaaataaatacataaaatctttaaaaaaaaaaaaaagaaagaaatggatttcTCCTGAGCTCAGCCCATCCTGAACTGGCAGAGGCAATGTCAGCAGTCCAAAACCATCTGAGGTATGGTATTCATAGTTCATGTAAGAATTAACCATTCACATCTAAATTGGGTGAACCGTAGGGATTTCTTGAAATGGCAAATTCCTCATGGTGTCTTCATGAAGCAAAAATGATGGGAAGCTCACTAAGGGCCCATCCAATCTgaacaactaaaaaaataaaccaataacaacaaaaattctaATTCTCGTGAAGAAAAGCTTGACCCGAGTCACCACGATGGGTCACAATCTCTACTTGACTGTCAAACCTAAAACAGTTCACTGACCCAGATTCTCAATTGATGGATCATGCATGAGTGAAGactataaaacaacaacaaatgcaTTACATTTTCCTCCAGACCCAACCCAAAGGCTCTGAGGTGATGGTGTTGGTCAGCTTATAATGGCCCATGAGGACTGTGGTCTGAACTAAAATTGGTGGCTTGAACCTGGGCAACATGAGAGTAATTATACTGTGGTAACTGACAAATGCTACAGGTAAGCTCTCTTCTTTAtcccatttttcttattttcctcctttcttcttgttttcctttcttttgtgtgtgtgttttcttttgagagagagatcctTAATCATTTATCTGAATACTAGTGTTCGAGGGACCTGTAGACTTTTACACAGAAAACTGTGAACCAGGTAATAGGAAGTTACCATTATAGCTGACAAATCCAGCTGGAGATTTCTGGGGTCAGGTCATAAGGAGACATTCATCTTACTTTGTCTCACAAAACACAGGTAAGGTCCATATGTTTATCCTTTTATTACGGCCTAATTTCTGGAATGCATCACTACAAAGAGTTAGCTGGCAATAGGCAGAAAGTCCATATTCCTTTGTGATCTGTAAAAGGACTATTATGGCAGGAGGTGCTGAGGGAAATTACTAGGCAGTGTTGCTGCCTACctaaatactaaaagaaaagtaataatgcATCCCTGGGGTAAGCACTGAGAAGGACACCATTGGCCTGAAAAATCAGGAGTTGTAATTTCTATTACCTACACACTTAATTTATGGTTTGAACTGAGCAACTGAAAATTAGGTATTTCGTGGTGAAGGTGGATTGTGTAAACTTCATTGCACAGGGTTCCAGGTGCCTCTGCCCTTGCAGATGTGCTCTCTTTCTGGGGGGGATTGACAAGAACCCCTAGATACAGCCTCTGCTATGTTAAGTGACTTTTCTCCCAAAGCAGATCCTCTAATGGAAAACTGCTTTCACCTGAGGGAGGAAGCATTCCACATTTATTCCTCTGGCTCTTCTTATCACATTGTAAGTACTCAAttatctgtattatttatttgctgCTAAAAGTTCATGCAGAGGAATTTAATGAGctatcaaaattttttaaaggaaaagatcatAGAAGACACTCTTACCAATGAAGAACAAACCaagggtgctggaggggaggtgggtagggatgggctagatgagatatgggcattaaggagggcaccccaAAGCCTGTACCATAGAACAAGGAGACAACCAAGAGGTGAGACCCACACGTGGAAAATGCTTTATACTTGCCCCCAGAAGATGAAATTTTCAGAATGGAGGTTACAATTCTAGAATAAGAAGAAAGGATACCAATGAGTGGAATAAAACCCAGAAGTCCACTTGCAAGATAAATCGCCAGGTTATTGAAGAAGGTATCAGAACAAGCAAGCTGGATCACCTGATTAAGTTCACAGAAAAAGTGAGGGATTTCCAACTGTGTACAAAAAGACAATTGCAAAACCATTAAGTCATgtaatagagagtccagaacacTCAAAACCCAGCATACCAGAAGCAGGATGCCGCAGAACTTGGGGTTCATGATGACCATGTAGTGCAGTGGGTGACAGATGGCCACAAACCAGTCATAGGCCATCACTGTCAAGAGAAAGTTGTCTAATCCTGCCAAAAGCATGAAAAAATACATCTGGCTGAGGCAGCCTGCATAGGTGATCACTTTGCTCTGTGTCTGAATGTTCCACAGCATCTtggggatggtggtggaggtgaaaTGGATGTCTACAAAGGACAggttggagaggaagaagtacatgggcaTGTGGAGGTGGGAGTCCATGACAATGGCCAGGATGATGAGCAGGTTCCCACTGAAGGTGACAAGGTACATGGACAGGAACAGCCAAAAGAGGAGAGGCTGCAGCTCTGCCTCTTCTGAAAGTCCCAGGAGGATAAATTCAGACATTTGGGTTTGGTTTCCTTGTTCCATGAAGCTGAAGACACTGTAGAACTGGGAACAAGAGGAATTCAAATTTAGCCACAACCAGCAATCAAGAAAGTAACAAGAAAGAACCAAGGTggccttcagtaggtgaatggataaataaattgcaaTGTATCCAGATGATGGAATGTTATTTTTtgcttaaaagaaatgagctatcaagccatgaaaagacatagagtaaCCTTAAATACATGTTATTAAgtaaaagaagtgaaagaagttTATGTGAAGAAAGCTACATGTAATTCAACtacatgaaattctagaaaaggcagaactatggaCACAGAATAAAAGATAAGTGGTGGTCAGGAGGTAGAGTGGCAGTGAGAGGagtgaataggtggagcacaaaggatttttagggcagtgaaaatactctgtatgataccataaatATGGATgcatgttttgtgtgtgtgtgcgagccAGTCTCAGCATATCATTTACCAGTGTTGTGACTGGACCGGTCCTTGTGGTTCTTTTTATAGTTGCAAGACACCCTCAGCAATAACCATCAGGAAACTCTGAAAAAATgtattgaggcacctgggtggctaaactggttgagcatctgactcttgacctcagctcaggtcttgatctcatagtcgtgagttcaagccccacgctgagATCCACTCTGGGCATagaccctacttaaaaaaatgtactgggggggaggaaaagatggcggaggagtaggggaccctatttcaactggtccctgaaattgagctggatatctaccagaccactctgatcacccacgaaatcagcctgagatgtaagaagatctggatctctacaaacagaatatcgcaggtggttggttttgaggtacaaagtggggagccatgattctgtgggcagatattggaggataaacaacAGCAGAAGGGAGCCTGTCCATGGGGATCCGACACCGCCAGTGAGCAACAGCCTCGCGCACTGGGGCAGGGCGCAGACTCGCAGACccgtagcagcagggaaaggactttagggcagcccccggggcagaaaccctGAGCAGCGGGGTGGCAcgggtgaactgggagcggctggcagttttagaagcacaaagggcagagatgtgccccaacctggaggcaggactgggggcactgtggaggggcgcacaacccaggacactgcagtttatagcagcacagacagaaacggagatggtgtggctggagagctcactgaagagcagactgcggtctctctgctctgaggcagagggtgggaaatggtctcttctgctgtgactcgcagaagagacacggaaagcgcCAGGGAAAGcccccagagaacaaaagccccccaaattgattcccactgagcccatcccccaccacaggggcagggcaactccgctcagacagggttgcctgagtaacagcatggcaggcccctccccaagaagacaggctgggaaaacaagaggccagcaaccctaaggtccctagaaaataggtgcatcttgcttgggttctggtcaataatttagactctatacattccctcaaccacccatcaacagaatgactaggaggaggaacccccaaaatagaaaagactcagagattatgatttatgctgcagatttacaaatggatgcagatataaccaagatgtcggagatggaattcaggctagcaattgtgaagacaatggctagaatggagaaatcaattaatggcaacatagagtctctaagggcagaaatgaaagctgaattggcagaacttaaaaatgctatcaatgagatccaatccaatctagataatctaacagctagggtaactgagacagaagagagaataagcgacctggaagacaatataatagataaaaagggaaaagaggaggccaggga of the Halichoerus grypus chromosome 1, mHalGry1.hap1.1, whole genome shotgun sequence genome contains:
- the LOC118535423 gene encoding olfactory receptor 7A17-like, which produces MEQGNQTQMSEFILLGLSEEAELQPLLFWLFLSMYLVTFSGNLLIILAIVMDSHLHMPMYFFLSNLSFVDIHFTSTTIPKMLWNIQTQSKVITYAGCLSQMYFFMLLAGLDNFLLTVMAYDWFVAICHPLHYMVIMNPKFCGILLLVCWVLSVLDSLLHDLMVLQLSFCTQLEIPHFFCELNQVIQLACSDTFFNNLAIYLASGLLGFIPLIGILSSYSRIVTSILKISSSGGKYKAFSTCGSHLLVVSLFYGTGFGVPSLMPISHLAHPYPPPLQHPWFVLHWFKPPILVQTTVLMGHYKLTNTITSEPLGWVWRKM